In Panicum virgatum strain AP13 chromosome 5K, P.virgatum_v5, whole genome shotgun sequence, the genomic window CTTTTTTTAGCTAGTTATTATTGCAAATCGAAGATTTGGCGGCGAATGAACATCCGCGACCACCGACAACTCCAATCATCTCATGTCATCTCATCTCCTCAAGCGTACACTTGAAGCGTGCTAGGAGGCGGTCGCCACCATGACGCTAGCATAGCGTCATGCATGCATCGGCTCCTCCAATTGAACCCCTAATCGCAGAGAAAGCAACCTGATGGCCTTCAGGAGAGCAATAATGTGGTCAGATCAAATAACTTCTTGCTTGAATGCTGCATTTGCAGAAGTACTTCGGGGACAAGAGGGAGGATAAGATAGCGCTCATCAAAGGGATCACCACCGGGGAAGGCTTCCAGCTCGATCCTCTGCCTCAGGTACGGCCTGACCAAACTACCGACACAACTGAAGATGCACACCACTGGAGCGGCTGCAATTACATATGAACACAAGCACTCATACATCAGTCGATCTTAATCGCAGGAGGTCCTGATCATCTGGGGCGAGTTCGACCAAATCTTCCCTGTGGAGAAAGCGCACAAGATGAAAGAGTAAGTTTCTGCTGTTGCTGTCGCTGCTTGCTAAAGCTGTTGTTGCTGCCCCTGCTTGCTAAAGCTCAGTCCATTTCTTCAGTAATCAGACAGCCAGCCAGTCGGTTAGTACTTAGCATTTGGTTCTTCAACGCAACCTAAATTTGACTAATAATCTAGTAAAACATGCTAGTTAACGCATGGCCGATGAGATGAAATATACTAGTAATAAACATCTGAACTCTGCACGCACATGCAGGAAGCTTGGGGAGAAGGCGACGGTGAAGGTGATCCCGAACACGGGGCACCTGCCGCAGCAGGAGAATCCCAAGCTCTTCAACAAAATCCTCCTCGACTTCCTGCTGCACCCGGCGGCCACCTCCaacggcagcgccgccgccaaatAGCGCCTGCTGTTCGCGCCACCTGGATGTTGCGTGCATCCGGTGATCGTTCGTGGAGATTCtgccttctcttttttttcccccaGCCTGTTTTGAAATGCAGAGGCAATGCAGATTGCTGTGTTTAACCAAGGTGTAGGGAGAAAGGATGCAGCCTTGCTTTTTTCTTTCAATATTTTCTGCCAGTGTTTTGAAATACATATATGAAGAACGAGGAGCCGGCTCCTTTCGTCTGCCAGTGTTTTTGTTTCAGTTCGAGTTCGAGACTGTAGTCGTACCTCTTACAATCATAAGATGAAACAAACAAGCAGCTTCTCACTTCGGATTGTAACAATCATCCTAATGCAATTTTTCTGTAATCCAAAGATCCGCTTCCTCCAAGCTTAGATCTGCAGTTCTGCACTGctttctaaaacaaaacaaaaaaagtaGCTTAAGAAGACCATGGCCAGCCTCAACGTAACAGACTTTCACCAGCCGTGCGGAAAAACAAAAGACGTGCGGTAGCTGAACTTCCTGTTCAGGGTCCGCATGCACTTGGTACTTTGGTGGTGCTGAAACTCTGCCACGTGGCAATTTGGCGTTGTGCCTGTTCAGGGTAACAGGTTTCGCCGTGCTGAGAGCCTGAAACTCCTTATTGCACATGTGCTGGCCTGGCGTATGACAGGTGGGGTACGTCGTACGTGTACGTCCACCGCAGTCAAAGTTATCAGACTCACCAAAATCCCCACAACCCACAGCTcgctatttctttttttttttaagaaacagCTCGCCATTTCTTCCATCATCTCACCCATAAGCTTTGGTAGGTCTTTAAAAGAGGAATATAGTGGACTTCTTTTCCTGGTACCAATTTCATTCAAAGAAGTATATAGAATGGCATGAAGATTGGACAAGAAGCTAGACGAGCATTTTGATGTTCCCTTCAAATTGGCTAATATAATCTCTCACCAGTTTTTTTCTTGACTTTTGCTTTTCTGGCGTTCCCTTCTGTGTGGTGGTTGGAAAAGTTGTCCCTAACTGTTGGTATTTTTACACCAAAAGACGGGGCTGTGAACGCTGAACATAGCCTTCTGTTTCTTTACCCAAGGCTGGGGGCTTCGTTCCCTAAAACTTTTAAAAGAATAACATGAGGATCAATCATTTGGTGCACAGAGCAGCTACCAGTTGAGCTCGAAGAGTCGTCAGTGGATGGTGGGGGCAAAAGACAAATTAGGTCTGAACGAAACTGCACAAAACGAAACTGAAGCACCAAAAGGGACAACAAATGGCATTTCTTCAGCTACCGTGCACTTCAGCTTTGATTGAATAGCGACCTTTAGGTCAACAAACGGAACAACCATCTTTAGAATGCGTATGTGTGCATATAGTAAAACGATGGAGTTTCAAAGTTGGCAGCACAAAAGGGAACTCAAGGAGCCAATGCAGTTGTTCACTGTTTACTGATGAGGTGATCAGCGTTCACACCCTTATACATTTTGCAAACTTGTGCTAGCATCAAGATTTTAAATCTCCGACTATAGCTGTTTGAGAGAGATTTAACTAAATTTTTTAATATACAATGTAGCTCTTAGCTGCCGTTATAGCCCGCTATAGTCCGTTTTTAGACATAGATAGCTAAGTGGCTTAGCCCACTATTTAAAACATTGGCTAGCATATAGTGCTAGCTACTTCATATTCAAATTCTCAACCCACTGCCACGACTATAAAAATCTACTCACCCACTCAAATTACCTGCTCCCTTGTAGAACTAATCCCAAGACCAGGGAAATTCATTCTTCTATATATCCCCTAACTACCACCATTCAATACATGATCGCAGGCCCGTCGAATGGGCAGTGCAGCCGGCGCATCAGCACCGGGCCGCCCATTCCGGGGGGCCACCAAAATTAGGCCCAGTAACTACTAATACACATGCTAATATTATTAACCTAAAGCCCAAAAGGCCAAAACAAGCAACGTAAGATGCAAATTAACTAGACAAGGGAAGGGACGCCGTGACTATTTGTCTTCCGTCGAACTCGACGCCGcaatcgccgccgcctgccgctgcGAGTTGCCGTGAGTCCTTGGCTATCGAGTATCCTGTAACCCTTTTCCAGCCGGCGAGGTCAAAGGTGCGTGGTGGCGACGCCCGTGCCCTTCAAATTTCTTGACGTGCTTGCTTCTGCAGGCCTGGGATGTGATCGTGATGTAAGATGTTGTTGCTGTAGTCCGTCCAAACGTCCGCGCTCCGCACATCAAAGTAAGTAGTTGATCGCCTAATCACAATCTATAAGCAAAGAAATTATTTCTAGACCTCCTTTACTGATCAACAGGCATGAACTCCATATTTATTTAATTAGCTTTGTGTTTTCATCATTTGCATTTTATAATATAATTATGGGGGCCACCATTTGTGTTCTGCACCAGGACCACCAAAACTTTGATACTGCCCTGCATGATCGCTAGCTAATTTATGCCAGAGCTCTCTGATCAAGCCGAGGCACAGACCGTACCGGGCGCAGAGAGCCAGAGCGGAAAAGCAACCGCGAGCTAGCATTGGCGATGGGGTTCGGCGTGGTGTCCCTGCTCGACGCGGTGTTCCGGCGCGCGTTCAcctccgccggcctccgccccggctccgccgccgtcgacgccgacACCACCATCCACTTCTGGGCCCACCGCTCCCTCCTGCCTTCGACGACGGCGACCACCACGGAGCAGCAGAAGCGGCCGGTGCTGGTGCTCGTCCACGGCTTCGGCCCGGGCCCCACGTGGCAGTGGGCGGCGCAGGTGGGCCCGCTGTCCCGCCACTTCGACCTGCTGGTCCCGACGCTCCTCTTCTTCGGCGCCTCCCGCACGCGCGCCCCTGCCCGCTCCGAGgcctcccaggccgccgccgtcgccgcgctcctcgccggcgggcagcacctccccggcCTCGGCCCGGGGCGCACGGTGCACGTGGTGGGCGCCAGCTACGGCGGGATCGTGGCGTACCACCTGGCCCGcgcgctgctgcagcagcagcagcaacaacgagtcggcggcggcggcggcggggcgctggGGAAGGTGGTGGTCTGCAACTCCGACCTGACCAAGGGCCCGGAGGACGACCGCGCCCTGGAGGCGAGGGGCGGCGTGGAGGAGGTGACGGAGCTGATGGTGCCCGCGGACACCAAGATGATGCGGCGGCTGACGGCGCTGTCCTTCCACCGCCCGCACAAGTACATGCCCGAGTGCATCGCCCGCGACCTCCTCCGGGTAAGCATGTTATTTTCACTAGCAGCTTAATTGATATGGTTATTAGGAGTCTAATGACTAATGTCAATGGATAAATCTCTGCACATAGCCGTTAGATGGGCATCCGACACACAATGTCATTTTCGTGGTTCCTCGCTCGGCTCAAAGCTCCTCTTACTCCGTTTAGgcttcctcccccccccccccccccctcgaatACTTAGGAAAGTTGCACATATTTATAATTATATCATCACTGACCGGCCTAATTGCTTTTTTCACTAGCAAGTACTAGGTTtagagagaaggaaaaagatCGACCTTTTTTTCCCTGAATAGCTCAAGGAAGGCAAATTATCACCACTGATTGAAAATAACAGTGCATTGATGCATGCAGAAATCCGTGgacagaagagaagagaagatcgAACTCATCAAAGGGATGACCACAGCAGAAGGCTCCCAACTTACTCCTCTGCCTCTGGTATGAACAGCAGAATAGGAGCAATATGCTAGATAGAAATTATGAGAGCTAACTTATAATTAAAGATTCTGGCCAAAAGATACTAGACCAACTGGTCGAAGCACTCCGGCGGCACCCATAGGTCTGGGGTTTGAACTCCGCGTGGGGTGAATTTCAGACTGTAGGTAAAAAAATCTCCCTTGCTGGCGCGGCCAGAGTTCAGAGGGATTTCTCGACCAAGAAGCCGGTTGCTTCCTCTTAATAAAATACGATTGGGGCATCATACCCCACTCGGTCGagttttttatatataattaaaGATTCAGTAGAGGAGGGTTCAGCTTATCACTAATATATGTGGCCATGGACTGCACTAATCATTAACCCACATTCTCTGAGAGTTCCATACCATTGCGAATAGAGATCCAAGTGGATACAGTTGAGTCACTATTTAAGTCAATTGCCCATCTGTATATAGAGTAGTTTAACAAAATTATGCGCACACCTAATGATTATGATTTAGAGAAAGAAAAACTCACATCTGAAACATAAACTACGAGTGATGGTTAAACATTACGTTCATGCAATTAAACCACGTGCAGGAAGTGTTGATCATATGGGGAGAGTTCGACCAGATCTTCCCACTGGAGAAAGCATACATAGTGAAAGAGTAAGTTCTGCTCCACTTGCGAGTCAGATTTTATTTTCCGTAATGGGTTAGAACTCCTTCCTTAAACTTCTATATATTTGTTCGACATTTTGAGTATTTTATGGTTGAAAGAGATAAAATATATAGTAAAATTAAAGGGaacgtatcaggtgcaaaccaacttcTCCGTACAAACTATGAAAATTTTAATCTgagtcattggatcaacatccaagggtaTGGaagattgggtaattttacaatctggacccgccCTTGGATCGGGTAATCACATTTTTGCAAATCCTCCATCCCACCTCTATGtgcccctccccttggatgttgatctgatggttCAGATTAaaattttcatagtttgcacggagagattgatttgcacctgatatattctcaaaattaaatccgaaTGCAGGAAGCTTGGGGAGAAGGCTACGGTGAAGGTGATCCCGAACTCGGGGAGTCGGGGCACTTGCCAGCCCAGGAGGAGCCCAAGCTCTTCAACCGCGTCCTCCTCGAGTTCCTGCTGCAGCCTTCCAACTCCAACGCCGCTGTGAAATAGCTAGATTTGGTTCGACGGGGCCCGGCCGGCTCGAGCTTACAGTGCTCCATCCGATAGCAGTTTTCCTTACAGTTACTGAAATGGAGAAGCGGAACTTATGTGGCGCTATTCAGTGATGTTATTAGAGTTTTGTAAATGTGTTTTACTGCTAAGCGCCATCGTGAGTCCATAGCTCAGTGGTAGAGCATTTGACTGCAGTCACCGGTTCGAACCCGGTTGGACCCTATAATgcttttttatgaaaaaaaattaagtgCCATTTTGTTTGTGTttcatatttaattttctttgCCAGTTTAACGATGTCCTCATAgtgtcaatttttttcttttcctatgGGAAAAAAATGCCAGCTTCACCGTGTCCGCCGTGAATTTACAAAGTGCAAATTATTACTGCCGCTCTTGGAAAGACTCCTAAAATTATTTGCATCGAGGAATCATTGCCACAATCACGTCAAATGACAGTAGTAAATGactgcaattttttttagaaaaacatATTCTTCCCTGCTGCTACCGTGTTACGTACCAAAACTGCCAAATGATCATTGCTATTTGGTTGAGACTGAGCGTGCAAGCCAAGTCGGAACCAGCTGATCCGTTTCTCGTTGCACATCCATGTACAGAACAAGGCATGAAGGCAACAACCATATCGACATTTTCTCTGCACCATCTTGTTCGATAAAAATAAGCACAAAATCTATAGATCAGATGCTGCAAACAAAATAACTGCTCAATCTACATTAATTCAACTCTCTAGAGTAATTTGTCAGAAACCGTCTATCAGTTGAGAATTTTAATGGTTTTGGTGACTGGTCAGTACAAGAAACTTTCAGGGAACTGAGCTTCTACTGGGGCATCATCAGGGATGCtgcccctcaaaaaaaaaaaattgggggGCGCAGCAAAATGGGAGTGTGAAACAGCGGAGTGAGAAAACTGACTGGTGAACAAAAGGATTACAACATCTATAACAGATGGTGGAAAAGGAGCAGACTGGATGCACAAGCGGCATCTCTTCTTTCTGAACCCGGAGGATTTCAGCTTCTTTTTCTGCTTTATTCTGTGACGATTCTGGTTGTAAGCATTTGATTTGTGAACCTGCATGTACCTGAAGTAAATGCTTAGTAAGCAGAGAGGGCCTTTGGTCAGCTGTACAAAGGTGAGTATGTCAACGAACAATCAGGTGTGCTATTGGGTCGAGGCACCAGTATTCATTGGCAACACGTTTCCAGGAAGCATTTTCAGGAAACGTCTCTTAATCCCCCATTGGAGCCAAGGCATTCTTGAGGATTTGCATAGAAATAGTCCTCTTCCTTGGGCTGCCCAGGGATGATCTTTCTTTCTGTAGGTCGGCCCATGCGGCTCTTGTGTGCCTCCTTCACTGCACCTGAGAATTCATCCCAAGATAGTGCACCTCCTTGGAAAAGGTCCAAGAGTTCAACGAGCTTCTTTCTGTCCAATACAATGGTCTTGCGAAAACCCATATACCTGAAATAGATCAGCAAAGAATTTTACAACCATAACAGTGGTAGATTTGAAATTGTGAAGATAGAGACAGTTTTTTTCCCCCACAAAGAATTCAAAACTGACATAAGCTATACTTTTATTAACTGGTAATAATGTACTATACAATAAAAAGGAAAATACAAGTGAAATTTCCATGAAAATTCAAAGATGCAGACCTGCGGTGACCTTCAACAACCCTTGCCATATTTCCATCATAGCTGGGAATgaaaatatcacttgctaaagAAACCATGTAATCCAGTGCTGCCATCTGGGTCGAATGGTTCTGAAATGGCCGCAATTCATCAGGAGATaaaatcttctccttcctcaCCTAATATAAGATAAAGCTGAGCAAGTTAGCATCCAAGTAAAAGATCTTCAGAACATTTACTAGTAGAGAAGTGCTCACTAGTTTAGGGTATGCAGCCTTGAGCGCAGCCAAGCGCCTTTCACCACCATAAATTTCACCAGAAGCAATGTATATCAGTGTATCTTTTGTAAATCCTAGAGCTTTAAGAACTAGAGTAATTTCTTCTGGTGTGAGGGGGCAAAGTCCCTCAAGCCTCTTTGCTTCAGAATCGATCTCCTTTTCTTTCCACCATGGATAAGCATATCTGCAGTACAAATGTGTTTAGTTAATATCTAGTGTAGCATCAAAATAGCACAGAGAAAATATACCAAGTAATAATGCAAAACACAAACCTCATTCTAGTGAGCTCCTCGGTTTCTTTACTAGAGCAGCCATGTGTGCAGCCTGAAAAGGAGAGCATGTCCATTTCATAGCGCAAATGAAGCACAACAAATTGCCCATTTCTCTGGAGGGTGGAGACAAGTTTTTTGCCAAGGGCCTCTATCTGTGGAGTGAATCTCAAAGCCTCAAAGTTTACGCGGCAACGCAGCATCTGGAGCTGAATCGGAAGGCCATTGTTTGCAAGGCGAGCATCTGATTTATCAAAATGGATCACTTTGTGCTTCCTTGCAAGAGGTAATATCTACAAAAGAAGTGCCTGTTATCACTCTTTCTCTCCTGCTAGTTTCATCCTACACTCTGCAGTATGAAATATTAAAGATTACCCGCTTCAGGTAGTATGTTTCATTCGACCAGCTGACAGGAGGCATCGAGTATAGTCTCTTCTTAGTTCTTAACTGGAGTTTCAAAGGCAGTTCTTTAACAATCATCAGCTCATCTCTGAGGGAACTAATGAAGTGATCCACATCAAAAATATCTCCAAAATCACTGCAAAATCAAAATAACAAAGTAATGTACAAGGAGCAGATAAGAAAAGACTTACGTCAAATTGAATAACATTTCTACACATAAATCATATCTTGTTCTGAAACATGTAGATGAATGTAGTTTCTACAAGCAAAAGCAAAATATAAACAGCTCATCAGACATGTACAGCATTGATCTTGTCAAGACAATGTTATATGGAAAATCATACCTTGGATCGGCCCAAAAAGACTTTTTGTCCAGTTCAGGGACCACTAGTGTTAGATTTAGATGGCGTGCTATAGTCACCATATCACATATCTGCACCATAAAATTTCATATAAACTTCAGATACAATGACGTCCTGGCTCACAGCATGAAACCAGGAGATAAACCTGCACCAAGCTACTAAAGATGAGTTACGAACCCCAGCTCGCATTTGATTGAGACCACCATTGCAAGTCACTCGTAGATAACCATTGCTTTTATAAATTCCTGTAGAAAGTAACACCAACCTAATCAGATCTAGTGCCAACAGGAGGGCTGATACAACAAGAAAACCAATTGGCATCTTAGTGACGCATGGATAGAAGGAAGTTGCCTATCACCATGTCTTAAGGAATAGAACTATACTCAGGATCGGGCAATTTCACACAGTGCAATTTCACCCTGAATCCCATCATTACATTGTGTGAAATTGCAGAGTTCCTTCGAGTGTCGGGCTAAGGACTGTATGCAAGATAGGTTTCATACAGTGCAAACCCGAGATCCCAAAAGGGCAACATATGAAACAAGCAATCGTGAATTTCAGGATGTTTACACTTTACACCACAGGTCAGAGATCCCAAAAGGGCACAAATTCGCTTTAAAACCGCCAAATCGAGCTCGCGATCGAGCCGAATCGACCCGGAAATGCCGCTGCTCTGACCACGGAACTGCCGCATTTGACCCCTGGCCTACCCAAATCGGAGCGCCCCGAGCTCCCCCCTAGATCACCGGTACGGAAAGGAAGGCGAGGAGACGCACGGAGGGGGCCAAGGCGAGAGAAACGAACGAGCCACTCACTCTTGGGcacgagcgccggcggcgagagcttCGCCGCGACGCtgtcctcgccggcgagcgcggcgagtcccgcggcagcggcgcccagtccgcctcccgccgcgccgccgccgccgcagtccgcGAAGACCCGCGGGCGGAACAGCCCGGCGATGGAGGCGAGCTGCACGACCGCCGTCCACAGCacggcgctggccgccgcccgcaTGGCCCACCGCcacgcccgcctccgccgcccccctccGCCAACGGCCACCATCCCGCGGCTCCACCAACCTCCCTCCCAACTCCCGCCGAGTCCCAACCCGCACACCACCACCCCTGCCCTGCTCGTGCTATGCCACCAGCAGGTGGCGGCACCAGGAaggaggcggctgcggcggcggcggctgcgattAAAAGGGGGCGAGCCGCCGATTAGCGTGGAGGCAACGGCGTTTGGAGGAGATTAGCGAAGCTTTTGGGCGATGATTAGTTTAATGCGGGATCGGGTCTCGGGCGTCGCggtgggaggaagaagaaaccgAGGAGTGGGACGAGGCGGGCGCGTGCGGCGGTAGGCACGACGTGAGCATTTGGCGCGCTCACGCCTCGACACATCGGTGGGTGGCAAGTCGGAGCCTCGCCTCGCCCTCAAACACGGCGATTAATAATCAACAGCTAATTTCGTCAGTTGGCTCGTACGGCTCGGCCATCAGTGAGGACTTTGGACGGAGTGACAAGTCCTCCTGGTCTCCCTACGCGGCTGAAAAGCTGAGGGCGTGGTTCAGTGGTTGACACAGCATCTGATGATATGGCACACTTTTATGGTAATAATTATGATGATGAATTATTTCCCAAAAAAATATGAACTATATTATTTTACATAGAAAGTTGTGTGTCCATATAGAAAGTGCTTTTCATAATAAATATCGGGTGTACATGTTGCCAAATCTAGCTTTTTAGATACCTAACATCAAAGACGTTAATTTGACTTAGGACATGGGCATGTATACATTTCAAAATGACAAAAGTACATCCACGTAATACGAGTGAGTTCGTAATTATTTGATTTTTGGTGGTTTAAAAATATGATAAGGTAGAAAAAAAATACGGTCAATGCTACGTTTGGATAGTGTATGATGATATCCAAAACCATAGCCAGGTTTTATACTCAACCACAAGGGATGGAGACTTAAACTAGCATGCATGTGCCAGCGTTGAATTATATGTTAAAATAGATTTTATGGTGCCACTAAGAGTCTAAGACAGGTAACGTATGTCAGTACTTCTGTGTTCTAGTTCTACCACGCTTATAGCTTCATGTGGCTATGCTCTGGGGGCTGGGGCGGATCAAGTATCTAAACAAGTTTCAAGTGTGCCTCGTGATGGAGAGCTCGGGAGCTGGCATCTTCAGTCACAGAAGCTTCGGACTCTGCAGGTGTGTACTGTGCTTGCTTGCTCCTTAATCCTCCCTCTCGTCTTGCCCCATCTTCCAGGGATGCGCGGTTGCATCTGCAAGTCACTGTCTAGTCGGTTTCGTAACCGTAACTGGTGACTTGCCACCCTGAACATTATAATAAAACGTTTGCTCCTCGCCCGTGCCTGCGAGTGTTTAGCCTCACACCTAGTCTATGCTTTCGCAGCCAATGATACGATTAGCACACGCAACCGCTGGAAGTGGACGTGGCTGGAATGGGCTGCCCGTGAAGATATATCAAAAGGGGAAGGATCAGAAGGCCGGCCAAAAGCAACTGACCAAatgttcttttcattttttttagattaagcaACTGACCAAATGTTCTTTTCATGAAAAATGTATAGTAACAACAATCAGGTACCAGGGGACAGTTTGCTTCAACATTTGCAGCCGAGCTTGATCGCGTTATCTTCTGTACGAACGTGTTTTTTCTCTCCCTTTTTTAGGTCTTTGAACATTTAGCCGCCTTTCGTGCATTAATGCTTGTACGCTGAAAAAGATGTCATTCCCGTCCATTCACAGATCGTTGAAAAATGTGGCTAGCAACATCAAACGGCAAGACAATCTTATCGAATCACCATTGCTGACAGCACAAACATAGAAGATAGACCCTTCATGCGATCAGGAACTTATCAGAGATCCAAATCATGGTCAGCTCTTAAGCAAGGTCAAAGAGCAAAAGCCGACCGACCAGCAAGGCAGCAAAAGCAATGTCACGGCATGCATGTTGCGGAATCCAAAGTGATTTGTACACCAAGATAACAGTCAGATAAATAAGCCACAGGCAAGAACAAGTCTGATTTGTTACAGCCTTGCACATGCATAAGGTCACAGTCAAATTTGTTCTTGAACATTTATGTTATATACCAATGGGTGTTCTTGTTTGCAGAAAGAAGAGAAATGGCCAATAATGCTTGCAATTCGGACGGGGCCAGCTGCTTCAGAAATCAGAACTTTGGGAGAGGAAGTAGGTTGCGATCCAACAGCCAGCTCTCCGTATTCCGGCTGCCTATAACTTTGCCGGAAAGAAGATGATATGTACAATGGACCGAGCATAACCTTCGATATTTACAGGGGTGACGTGATCATTGTCCAGGTCAGGTGGCTGAGGTCCTGAAAGGTGGGGTGTCAGACTTCAAAAACCGGAAATATTCCTTCTGCAACATCTGCCCTCCATTCACTTGGTCAAAGCTGCACCTGTAGAAGCTGGAAACGACGAAATTGACATGATTAATGAAATAAGCGATGCTTCCAACAAATGGATGTGGaagatgctggcactatctatATAGGAACAAAATCTGCCAAATCAACTATACTACCAACTGAAAACTTTCTATATATTAATCCAGGGGTGAGTTGGACCAGGCCCACGCCTAGGCCACTCATTAGAGAATATGGGCTAGCTGGACTGGGCCTCTTATAACGACAGTGTGGAGAATCCAGCCCACCGCCTGGGGCCACTGGCCCTAGGCCCTAGGCCTTATGTGTTCCTATGCCACTGAATTAATCCGACAACAAAATCAACTAAATCGCCACCTGAAAACTGTTGTGTACGCAACTGTTGTTTTTGTTTCCATTGGCTGATATGTTTTTTCCTTAGCTAAATAAGTGGCAACTGCTATGATATTTTGAAGTAAAAAAATACCACATGACTTCATAAGCATGCCTGTTCAATGAAAACTGGTGGCAAAGGCTGGTGAATAACATGGGCTCCAGTGCCACCTCAGTGGATCCGTTTACAACATGCACAATTCATAAACAGGACATGCAACAATGCTGGTGACAAGGGCAATAATGTCTtgatctaaaaaaaaagaaggtatACAGTTTATATTTCCATTTGTGTGTTCCTTTTGCAAGAACAAATTCTTTTTGAAAA contains:
- the LOC120705873 gene encoding rhamnogalacturonan I rhamnosyltransferase 1-like; translation: MVAVGGGGRRRRAWRWAMRAAASAVLWTAVVQLASIAGLFRPRVFADCGGGGAAGGGLGAAAAGLAALAGEDSVAAKLSPPALVPKRIYKSNGYLRVTCNGGLNQMRAGICDMVTIARHLNLTLVVPELDKKSFWADPSDFGDIFDVDHFISSLRDELMIVKELPLKLQLRTKKRLYSMPPVSWSNETYYLKRILPLARKHKVIHFDKSDARLANNGLPIQLQMLRCRVNFEALRFTPQIEALGKKLVSTLQRNGQFVVLHLRYEMDMLSFSGCTHGCSSKETEELTRMRYAYPWWKEKEIDSEAKRLEGLCPLTPEEITLVLKALGFTKDTLIYIASGEIYGGERRLAALKAAYPKLVRKEKILSPDELRPFQNHSTQMAALDYMVSLASDIFIPSYDGNMARVVEGHRRYMGFRKTIVLDRKKLVELLDLFQGGALSWDEFSGAVKEAHKSRMGRPTERKIIPGQPKEEDYFYANPQECLGSNGGLRDVS